A region from the Sandaracinus amylolyticus genome encodes:
- the tdh gene encoding L-threonine 3-dehydrogenase, with the protein MKALIKARREPGIWMGEAEIPEVGPNDVKIQITKTAICGTDIHIYNWDEWAQKTIPVPMHVGHEYVGKVVEIGSHVRGFEVGDRVSGEGHITCGYCRNCRAGKRHLCRNTVGVGVNRAGAFAEYLVIPAVNAFKLPDAESSGGGIGDDVAAFLDPLGNAAHTALSFDLVGEDVLITGAGPIGCMAVAIAKHVGARHVVISDVNEYRLDLARKMGATRAVDVRKEKLVDVMRDLRMTEGFDVGLEMSGNGQAFRDMLTVMNHGGRVAILGIPPGDTSIDWNQVIFKGLVMKGIYGREMFETWYKMIAMLQSGLDVTPVLTHRYRVDEYQEAFEIMRSGRSGKIVLDWVA; encoded by the coding sequence ATGAAAGCGTTGATCAAGGCCCGTCGCGAGCCCGGCATCTGGATGGGCGAGGCCGAGATCCCCGAGGTCGGCCCGAACGACGTGAAGATCCAGATCACGAAGACCGCGATCTGCGGGACCGACATCCACATCTACAACTGGGACGAGTGGGCCCAGAAGACGATCCCGGTCCCGATGCACGTGGGCCACGAGTACGTCGGCAAGGTCGTCGAGATCGGCTCGCACGTGCGCGGCTTCGAGGTCGGTGATCGCGTCAGCGGCGAGGGCCACATCACGTGCGGCTACTGCCGCAACTGCCGCGCGGGCAAGCGTCACCTCTGCCGCAACACCGTCGGCGTCGGCGTGAACCGCGCGGGCGCGTTCGCCGAGTACCTCGTCATCCCCGCGGTCAACGCGTTCAAGCTCCCCGATGCCGAGTCTTCCGGGGGCGGCATCGGTGACGACGTCGCCGCGTTCCTCGATCCGCTCGGCAACGCGGCGCACACCGCGCTCTCGTTCGACCTCGTCGGCGAGGACGTGCTGATCACCGGCGCGGGCCCGATCGGGTGCATGGCAGTCGCGATCGCGAAGCACGTCGGCGCGCGCCACGTCGTGATCAGCGACGTCAACGAGTACCGCCTCGACCTCGCGCGCAAGATGGGCGCGACGCGCGCGGTCGACGTGCGCAAGGAGAAGCTCGTCGACGTGATGCGCGACCTGCGCATGACCGAGGGCTTCGACGTCGGCCTCGAGATGAGCGGCAACGGGCAGGCGTTCCGCGACATGCTCACCGTGATGAACCACGGCGGTCGCGTGGCGATCCTCGGCATCCCGCCGGGCGACACCTCGATCGACTGGAACCAGGTGATCTTCAAGGGCCTGGTGATGAAGGGCATCTACGGCCGCGAGATGTTCGAGACCTGGTACAAGATGATCGCGATGCTCCAGAGCGGGCTCGACGTCACGCCGGTGCTCACGCATCGCTATCGCGTCGACGAGTACCAGGAGGCGTTCGAGATCATGCGCTCCGGTCGGTCGGGCAAGATCGTGCTCGACTGGGTCGCCTGA
- a CDS encoding DUF998 domain-containing protein yields MSTLSTSTLARTSQALIVASFVTVVALHLADATLIASTGATLAYDGRLNFLSELARTDFGPAMTSVFLMLGLACALSARAMHRTERARAARAVAGIAILFVLLALLPTDLRDFRGAINASTCRDPSRIEPCTWVGRAHDVLPNVLFALIGLTWWELRRSRAPEWAPAVQAGRVCGAIALVLLIAAEVYLRVALPEAPLWVGLTQKAVVAPALVWFALVNETLARASMPSIAARALAV; encoded by the coding sequence ATGAGCACACTCTCGACCTCGACGCTCGCGCGCACGAGCCAGGCGCTGATCGTCGCTTCGTTCGTCACCGTCGTCGCGCTGCACCTCGCGGACGCGACGCTGATCGCCTCGACCGGCGCGACGCTCGCGTACGACGGTCGGCTCAACTTCCTCAGCGAGCTCGCGCGCACCGACTTCGGCCCGGCGATGACGAGCGTGTTCCTGATGCTCGGTCTCGCCTGCGCGCTCAGCGCGCGCGCCATGCATCGCACCGAGCGCGCGCGAGCGGCGCGTGCCGTCGCGGGCATCGCGATCCTGTTCGTGCTGCTCGCGCTGCTGCCGACCGACCTCCGGGACTTCCGTGGCGCGATCAACGCGAGCACGTGCAGAGATCCTTCGCGCATCGAGCCGTGCACCTGGGTCGGTCGCGCGCACGACGTCCTGCCGAACGTGCTCTTCGCGCTGATCGGGCTGACGTGGTGGGAGCTCCGTCGCTCGCGCGCGCCCGAGTGGGCGCCCGCGGTGCAGGCCGGGCGCGTCTGCGGCGCGATCGCGCTCGTGCTGCTGATCGCCGCCGAGGTGTACCTGCGCGTGGCGCTTCCCGAGGCGCCGCTCTGGGTCGGGCTCACGCAGAAGGCCGTCGTCGCGCCGGCGCTCGTGTGGTTCGCGCTCGTGAACGAGACGCTCGCGCGCGCGTCGATGCCGTCGATCGCAGCGCGCGCGCTCGCGGTGTGA
- a CDS encoding trypsin-like peptidase domain-containing protein — protein sequence MRSASIAALALLALQLVSTSPARAQDLSDEVTERAVRAAVRIQVDLPGGSSTGSGTLIDPRGYVLTNFHVVGFVRHGSGGAPGQLLGDGQHVQIATVNSDRDTARTRWIGRVVRADVRLDLALVRIVAQADGSPVPEGTTFPSMEMAPTTGLRPGASLWCFGFPLGVRTINVTGGHITGFQMNTRGEVAWIRSDAEFNPGNSGGMLVDRAGRIVAVPTAVVSGSDTLEPIEVARPVERVPSEWREALARGPIEDVRIGGLLALTAGLEHTDESVGDGAALDAPEVHYYTLPPDRPLQITVAPRFPIGLIAPNGRPLREAEGALAVLPTDPPGSLLAVLVPRADDGSTVQLRVRLERPVAQPYAGAQPYGAQPYSGVLQPRVGAQPYGAPQPQVMPPGSVMVRGRMVDARSGMPVQGMVLIGQPGVDLQQHVALFLAGRLTDAQFQSRLVASARTDANGFYELRGVPRGSYPGAGMSTGYRPATLTLTIRPSDALVIDVNPIQMSR from the coding sequence ATGCGCAGCGCTTCGATCGCCGCTCTCGCGCTCCTCGCCCTCCAGCTCGTCTCGACGAGCCCAGCGCGCGCTCAGGACCTCTCGGACGAAGTGACCGAGCGCGCGGTGCGCGCAGCCGTGCGCATCCAGGTCGACCTGCCCGGCGGGTCGTCGACCGGCTCGGGCACGCTCATCGATCCGCGCGGCTACGTGCTCACGAACTTCCACGTCGTGGGGTTCGTGCGCCACGGCAGCGGCGGCGCGCCGGGGCAGCTCCTCGGCGACGGGCAGCACGTGCAGATCGCGACGGTCAATTCCGATCGCGACACCGCGCGCACGCGATGGATCGGGCGCGTGGTGCGCGCCGACGTGCGGCTCGACCTCGCGCTCGTTCGCATCGTCGCGCAGGCGGACGGCTCGCCGGTGCCCGAGGGCACCACGTTCCCTTCGATGGAGATGGCGCCCACGACGGGTCTGCGTCCGGGCGCGAGCCTGTGGTGCTTCGGCTTCCCGCTCGGCGTCCGCACCATCAACGTCACGGGCGGGCACATCACCGGGTTCCAGATGAACACGCGCGGCGAGGTCGCGTGGATCCGCAGCGACGCGGAGTTCAACCCGGGCAACTCGGGCGGGATGCTCGTCGACCGCGCGGGGCGCATCGTCGCGGTGCCCACCGCCGTCGTGAGCGGCAGCGACACGCTCGAGCCGATCGAGGTCGCGCGGCCGGTCGAGCGTGTGCCGAGCGAGTGGCGCGAGGCGCTCGCGCGCGGACCGATCGAAGACGTGCGCATCGGCGGCCTGCTCGCGCTGACCGCGGGCCTCGAGCACACCGACGAGAGCGTGGGCGACGGCGCCGCGCTCGACGCGCCCGAGGTCCACTACTACACGCTGCCGCCCGATCGCCCGCTCCAGATCACCGTCGCGCCGCGCTTCCCGATCGGGCTGATCGCGCCGAACGGTCGACCGCTGCGCGAGGCCGAGGGCGCGCTCGCGGTGCTCCCGACCGATCCGCCGGGGTCGCTCCTCGCGGTGCTCGTGCCGCGCGCCGACGACGGCTCGACGGTGCAGCTCCGCGTGCGCCTCGAGCGGCCGGTCGCGCAGCCGTACGCGGGCGCGCAGCCGTACGGCGCGCAGCCGTACTCGGGCGTGCTGCAGCCGCGCGTCGGTGCGCAGCCGTACGGCGCGCCGCAGCCGCAGGTGATGCCGCCGGGCTCGGTGATGGTGCGTGGGCGGATGGTCGACGCGCGCAGCGGCATGCCGGTGCAGGGCATGGTGCTGATCGGGCAGCCCGGCGTGGACCTGCAGCAGCACGTCGCGCTCTTCCTCGCGGGGCGCCTCACCGACGCGCAGTTCCAGTCGCGCCTCGTCGCGAGCGCGCGCACCGACGCGAACGGGTTCTACGAGCTGCGTGGCGTGCCGCGTGGGTCGTACCCGGGCGCCGGCATGAGCACCGGATATCGCCCCGCGACGCTCACGCTGACGATCCGTCCGAGCGACGCGCTCGTGATCGACGTGAACCCGATCCAGATGTCGCGCTGA
- a CDS encoding efflux RND transporter permease subunit yields MSEQKEPRLERALGALGRFVSRHAGAVVIALLLSLIPAGWLSMRLDVSASFLDLLPDDELPVRQLDQVLRHARGASDVVIAISTEDRELAERFGRAMIEELERDEGIQGIGGHVDTEWFRQRQLLFVPERELEDLIARAEEAIDRETMRRSGFDLGLDDEDADEEDTSELLAEVDRGEERLGRREWVETRDGRYLAVWAFFSGNTGDLEFGRQAWARVRAVADRLRDGERFPRDLEVRYAGGIPSRVEDERALVSDLQIAGAVGFLGVILLIVAALRAPRAIVLLAVPLFTGLLWTFAFARLAVGHLNIISGFLFSILSGLGIEYGIHLLHRYRELREEGLPLDRAIEKLVSTTGRALLSGSMTNAGVFAVIAAAQFRGFSEFGLIASIGLLLTLVATLLGMPALLVLFERIAPMKMRAAPDDTKPPLRVPAALRWIVVIAVPIAAIVGATLIARGDVRFDGNWRLLAGDSDATRFGEYLRHQLSGRFNAAVLWVPDDADLPRVEEVIDSVRAARTARGEPFDVVDVATLADVFPSPEAQARRAALAQDLGAQLRRIRPAMLDDAGRARLEEGLALVERARPFSLDEMPYSVVGHLLTSDDHGSIVHVRAAETDDADTGVLVAWAAQAREIAAAFVRAGVDAPMLSENWIAGEIFERIAHDGRFLVIGTVLAVFVVLLLDFRRPFAAAAVLSSVLLGVVAMAVGLWLAGVQLNFMNAAILPVCVSISLDNAIHVYHRWREGGPGSIPIVLRHTTMANLLASATNLLGFAALVLTHHAGLRSVAYLAIIGVTSTYLSTTVWFPMVLATIDAWSAKTPRG; encoded by the coding sequence GTGAGCGAGCAGAAGGAGCCGCGGCTCGAGCGCGCGCTGGGTGCGCTCGGTCGGTTCGTGAGCCGGCACGCGGGCGCGGTGGTGATCGCGCTGCTGCTCTCGCTGATCCCGGCGGGGTGGCTCTCGATGCGCCTCGACGTGAGCGCGTCGTTCCTCGATCTGCTGCCCGACGACGAGCTGCCGGTGCGACAGCTCGATCAAGTGCTGCGTCACGCGCGCGGCGCGAGCGACGTGGTGATCGCGATCTCGACCGAGGATCGCGAGCTCGCCGAGCGCTTCGGCCGCGCGATGATCGAGGAGCTCGAGCGCGACGAGGGCATCCAGGGCATCGGCGGGCACGTCGACACCGAGTGGTTCCGCCAGCGTCAGCTGCTCTTCGTGCCCGAGCGCGAGCTCGAGGATCTGATCGCGCGCGCCGAGGAGGCGATCGATCGCGAGACGATGCGCCGCTCGGGGTTCGACCTCGGGCTCGACGACGAGGACGCGGACGAGGAGGACACGAGCGAGCTGCTCGCGGAGGTCGATCGCGGCGAGGAGCGCCTCGGTCGTCGCGAGTGGGTCGAGACGCGCGACGGCCGTTATCTCGCGGTGTGGGCCTTCTTCTCGGGCAACACCGGCGATCTCGAGTTCGGGCGCCAGGCGTGGGCGCGCGTGCGCGCGGTCGCGGATCGACTGCGCGACGGCGAGCGCTTTCCGCGCGACCTCGAGGTGCGCTACGCGGGCGGCATCCCGAGCCGCGTCGAGGACGAGCGCGCGCTCGTGTCCGATCTGCAGATCGCCGGCGCGGTCGGGTTCCTCGGGGTGATCCTCTTGATCGTCGCGGCGCTGCGCGCGCCGCGCGCGATCGTGCTGCTCGCGGTGCCGCTCTTCACCGGGCTCTTGTGGACGTTCGCGTTCGCGCGCCTCGCGGTCGGGCACCTCAACATCATCAGCGGGTTCCTCTTCTCGATCCTCTCGGGCCTCGGCATCGAGTACGGGATCCACCTGCTGCACCGCTATCGCGAGCTGCGCGAAGAAGGGCTCCCGCTCGATCGCGCGATCGAGAAGCTCGTGTCGACGACCGGACGCGCGCTGCTCTCGGGCTCGATGACGAACGCGGGCGTGTTCGCGGTGATCGCGGCCGCCCAGTTCCGCGGGTTCAGCGAGTTCGGGCTCATCGCGTCGATCGGGCTCCTGCTCACGCTCGTCGCGACGCTGCTCGGCATGCCCGCGCTGCTCGTGCTCTTCGAGCGCATCGCGCCGATGAAGATGCGCGCGGCCCCGGACGACACGAAACCGCCGCTGCGTGTGCCCGCCGCGCTGCGGTGGATCGTGGTGATCGCGGTCCCGATCGCGGCGATCGTGGGCGCGACGCTGATCGCGCGCGGCGACGTGCGCTTCGACGGCAACTGGCGCTTGCTGGCGGGCGACAGCGACGCGACGCGCTTCGGCGAGTACCTGCGGCACCAGCTCTCCGGGCGCTTCAACGCGGCCGTGCTGTGGGTGCCCGACGACGCCGATCTTCCGCGCGTCGAAGAGGTGATCGACTCGGTGCGCGCGGCGCGCACCGCGCGCGGAGAGCCGTTCGACGTGGTCGACGTCGCGACGCTCGCCGACGTGTTCCCGTCGCCCGAGGCGCAGGCGCGGCGCGCGGCGCTCGCGCAGGATCTCGGCGCGCAGCTGCGCCGCATCCGCCCCGCGATGCTCGACGACGCGGGCCGCGCGCGGCTCGAAGAAGGGCTCGCGCTGGTCGAGCGCGCGCGCCCGTTCTCGCTCGACGAGATGCCGTACTCGGTGGTCGGTCACCTGCTCACGTCGGACGATCACGGATCGATCGTGCACGTGCGCGCCGCGGAGACCGACGACGCCGACACCGGCGTGCTCGTCGCGTGGGCCGCGCAGGCGCGCGAGATCGCGGCGGCGTTCGTGCGTGCGGGCGTCGACGCGCCGATGCTCAGCGAGAACTGGATCGCCGGCGAGATCTTCGAGCGCATCGCGCACGACGGACGCTTCCTCGTGATCGGCACCGTGCTCGCGGTGTTCGTCGTGCTGCTGCTCGACTTCCGCCGGCCCTTCGCCGCGGCCGCGGTGCTGAGCTCGGTGCTGCTCGGCGTCGTCGCGATGGCGGTCGGGCTCTGGCTCGCGGGCGTGCAGCTCAACTTCATGAACGCCGCGATCCTCCCGGTGTGCGTGAGCATCTCGCTCGACAACGCGATCCACGTCTATCACCGGTGGCGCGAAGGTGGGCCCGGCTCGATCCCGATCGTGCTGCGCCACACCACGATGGCGAACCTGCTCGCGTCCGCGACGAACCTGCTCGGCTTCGCGGCGCTCGTGCTCACGCACCACGCCGGGCTGCGCTCGGTCGCGTACCTCGCGATCATCGGCGTGACCTCGACCTACTTGTCGACGACGGTGTGGTTCCCGATGGTGCTCGCGACGATCGACGCGTGGTCCGCGAAGACGCCGCGCGGTTGA
- a CDS encoding lysylphosphatidylglycerol synthase domain-containing protein, giving the protein MAPEAPARSETWKRALRALFLIAGIAMLVVLIRGAGPERVLETVIGAAAWMPLVIAFDLGFFACEAMAHRAVLGPRRTEIPWSRFVRSSFLYYCVLAIAPLGRAGAEVARAASFAPWVGGGRAAAAAANVQGGVLIANLVISVPCWIAVSSTVGVDHPLAWLLALNGIGTGIAGAFTLLIVRRSRVGTWLGTRFPRLAKMGAELDDAVVAPRRDLIVATAWCCAARIVQIGMYASLLAAIGASVTLGGTLVALGVHLVGAGFGDFVPNQIGILEGAYRIFADAVGLAHDPARAISIALLARVAQFVIAGSGMLALAMWRRDAAVVSAPS; this is encoded by the coding sequence GTGGCTCCGGAGGCGCCGGCTCGTTCCGAGACGTGGAAGCGCGCGCTGCGCGCGCTCTTCTTGATCGCGGGCATCGCGATGCTCGTGGTCCTGATCCGCGGCGCGGGCCCCGAGCGCGTGCTCGAGACCGTGATCGGCGCGGCGGCGTGGATGCCGCTCGTGATCGCGTTCGATCTCGGGTTCTTCGCGTGCGAGGCGATGGCGCACCGCGCGGTGCTCGGCCCGCGACGCACCGAGATCCCGTGGTCGCGCTTCGTGCGCAGCTCGTTCCTCTACTACTGCGTGCTCGCGATCGCGCCGCTCGGTCGTGCGGGCGCGGAGGTCGCGCGCGCCGCGTCGTTCGCGCCGTGGGTCGGTGGAGGTCGCGCCGCGGCCGCCGCGGCGAACGTGCAGGGTGGGGTGCTGATCGCGAACCTCGTGATCTCGGTGCCGTGCTGGATCGCGGTCTCGAGCACGGTCGGCGTCGATCATCCGCTCGCGTGGCTCCTCGCGCTGAACGGGATCGGCACCGGGATCGCGGGCGCGTTCACGCTCTTGATCGTGCGGCGTTCGCGCGTCGGGACGTGGCTCGGCACGCGCTTCCCGCGCCTCGCGAAGATGGGCGCGGAGCTCGACGACGCGGTGGTCGCGCCGCGCCGTGATCTGATCGTCGCGACCGCGTGGTGCTGCGCCGCGCGCATCGTGCAGATCGGGATGTACGCGTCGTTGCTCGCCGCGATCGGCGCGAGCGTGACGCTCGGTGGGACGCTCGTCGCGCTCGGCGTGCACCTCGTCGGCGCGGGCTTCGGAGACTTCGTGCCCAACCAGATCGGCATCCTCGAGGGCGCGTATCGCATCTTCGCGGACGCGGTCGGGCTCGCGCACGATCCCGCGCGCGCGATCTCGATCGCGCTGCTCGCGCGTGTCGCGCAGTTCGTGATCGCCGGCTCGGGCATGCTCGCGCTCGCGATGTGGCGTCGCGACGCCGCGGTGGTGAGCGCTCCCTCGTGA
- a CDS encoding glycosyltransferase family 2 protein, with protein MSEMRHLSIVIPSYNARALLRRTLRTLQVAAPEAEVIVVDGRSRDGSPEMVRDEFPDVSLHRYENHGFAHAVNRGLEQASGEYILLLNSDLFVSKAALDAMIGRLAADRSVAAVAPILHNEDGTRQHLFGWPFGAFYWPNWLRVRNVSRVPLLNGACFMTRRDVLREIGAFDENFFLYNEEYDWCVRAQRAGYHLELVPEPVVHVGGGSTAPSPDLWLEAQRGFLYFTSKHGSPLATEMLRRAMQFQGFCYKRTDPRARHRAMWEKLESLTSREAYLESPFELSGRGDRPAQPMWQGLMRERPAAVVPETTTHAMPEAASEAPVENGASVVRLAAERLRIASRRLPKVAGAAG; from the coding sequence ATGAGCGAGATGCGGCACCTGAGCATCGTCATTCCTTCGTACAACGCGCGGGCGCTTCTTCGACGCACCCTCCGCACGTTGCAGGTGGCGGCTCCAGAGGCGGAGGTCATCGTCGTCGACGGTCGGTCGCGCGACGGATCTCCAGAGATGGTCCGGGACGAGTTCCCCGACGTCTCGCTCCACCGCTACGAGAACCACGGCTTCGCGCACGCGGTGAACCGCGGGCTCGAGCAGGCGAGCGGCGAGTACATCCTGCTGCTCAACTCCGATCTCTTCGTGAGCAAGGCCGCGCTCGACGCGATGATCGGCCGCCTCGCGGCGGATCGCTCGGTCGCCGCGGTCGCGCCGATCCTGCACAACGAGGACGGCACGCGTCAGCACCTCTTCGGCTGGCCCTTCGGCGCGTTCTACTGGCCGAACTGGCTCCGCGTCCGCAACGTCTCGCGCGTCCCGCTGCTCAACGGCGCGTGCTTCATGACGAGGCGCGACGTGCTGCGCGAGATCGGCGCGTTCGACGAGAACTTCTTCCTCTACAACGAGGAGTACGACTGGTGCGTCCGCGCGCAGCGCGCGGGCTATCACCTCGAGCTCGTGCCTGAGCCGGTCGTGCACGTGGGCGGCGGCAGCACCGCGCCCTCGCCCGATCTCTGGCTCGAGGCGCAGCGCGGCTTCCTCTACTTCACGAGCAAGCACGGCTCGCCGCTCGCCACCGAGATGCTGCGTCGCGCGATGCAGTTCCAGGGCTTCTGCTACAAGCGCACCGACCCGCGCGCGCGTCACCGCGCGATGTGGGAGAAGCTCGAGTCGCTCACCTCGCGCGAGGCGTACCTCGAGAGCCCGTTCGAGCTCTCGGGCCGTGGTGATCGCCCGGCGCAGCCGATGTGGCAGGGCCTGATGCGCGAGCGTCCCGCCGCGGTCGTGCCGGAGACGACGACGCACGCGATGCCCGAGGCCGCGAGCGAAGCGCCCGTCGAGAACGGCGCGAGCGTCGTCCGCCTCGCGGCGGAGCGTCTCCGCATCGCGTCGCGTCGCCTGCCGAAGGTCGCGGGCGCCGCGGGCTGA